In the Ctenopharyngodon idella isolate HZGC_01 chromosome 4, HZGC01, whole genome shotgun sequence genome, one interval contains:
- the pgm3 gene encoding phosphoacetylglucosamine mutase — protein sequence MAQFEEVSQKSKLHPKPEGLTLQYGTAGFRTNAKHLDHIMFRMGLLATLRSKKTKSTIGVMVTASHNPEEDNGVKLIDPMGEMVTEVWEGYATQLANAEQDSLLKALKDVIEKEDISMSEPASVYVGKDTRPSSVSLAQAVLDGVSSLGGKTRDYGLVTTPQLHYMVCCCNTNGCYGSPTVEGYYQKLSQAFLQLTQNVPNRTDDQKKLLVDGANGIGALKMREMEPFLRSELQVVLSNDGSNGKLNHLCGADYVKVQQKAPQGVCMAAGERCCSFDGDADRIVYYYTDSKGRFHLLDGDKIATLISTYLKELLTQAGLNLQIAVVQTAYANGSSTRYLEDVMKVTVCCTKTGVKHLHHAAQEYDIGVYFEANGHGTVLFSKAAQKQILELVKDQNTNDERKRAVKILENTVNLINQTVGDAISDMLVIEAVLAIRGMSVQDWDAIYTDLPNRQLKVTVSDRRVINTTDAERKAVTPEGLQEAIDSLVKKYKNARSFVRPSGTEDVVRVYAEADTQESADNLAHEVSLAVYRLAGGVGDEPKPLH from the exons ATGGCTCAGTTTGAGGAGGTATCCCAGAAGTCCAAGCTGCATCCTAAGCCGGAGGGGCTGACATTGCAGTACGGCACAGCTGGATTCCGCACTAACGCCAAACATCTGGACCACATCATGTTCCGCATGGGGCTATTGGCAACTCTGAGGTCCAAAAAGACTAAATCCACCATCGGAGTCATGGTGACTGCCTCCCATAACCCAGAG GAAGACAATGGGGTGAAGCTAATCGACCCCATGGGGGAAATGGTGACAGAGGTATGGGAGGGATACGCCACACAGCTAGCTAACGCCGAGCAGGACTCTCTCCTCAAAGCTCTGAAAGATGTAATTGAGAAAGAGGACATCAGCATGAGTGAACCAGCGAGTGTCTACGTCGGCAAAGACACCAG accAAGCAGTGTCAGTCTTGCTCAGGCTGTATTGGATGGCGTTTCCAGTTTGGGAGGCAAAACTCGTG ACTATGGTCTGGTCACCACTCCTCAGCTGCATTATATGGTGTGCTGTTGCAACACAAATGGCTGTTACGGCAGTCCCACTGTTGAGGGCTACTACCAGAAACTCTCACAGGCTTTCCTTCAGCTCACCCAGAAC GTCCCAAATCGCACCGATGATCAGAAGAAGCTTCTGGTGGATGGAGccaatggtatcggtgcattgAAGATGAGAGAAATGGAGCCGTTTCTACGCTCCGAACTGCAGGTCGTGCTTTCAAATGATGGCAGCAACGGGAAACTCAACCACTTGTGTGGAGCAGATTACGTCAAAGTCCAGCAGAAAGCTCCTCAAG GTGTATGTATGGCAGCAGGTGAACGCTGCTGCTCGTTCGATGGCGATGCCGATCGCATTGTTTACTATTACACCGACTCTAAGGGCCGCTTCCATCTCCTGGACGGAGACAAAATTGCTACTCTAATCAGCACATATCTCAAAGAGCTGCTCACACAG gctGGGTTGAATTTACAGATTGCTGTTGTCCAGACAGCATATGCTAATGGGAGCTCAACCCGCTACTTGGAGGACGTCATGAAG GTCACAGTATGCTGTACGAAAACAGGAGTGAAGCACCTACATCATGCGGCACAGGAATATGATATTGGAGTGTATTTTGAGGCCAACGGACATGGAACT GTTTTGTTCAGCAAAGCAGCACAGAAACAGATTTTGGAGCTGGTGAAAGACCAGAACACCAATGATGAGAGAAAACGTGCTGTAAAAATCCTGGAGAACACAGTCAATCTGATCAACCAG ACGGTTGGAGACGCTATCTCAGATATGCTAGTGATTGAAGCTGTGTTGGCCATCAGAGGGATGTCTGTACAAGACTGGGACGCAATTTACACAGACCTGCCCAACCGCCAACTTAAAGTCACG GTGTCAGACCGGCGTGTCATAAATACGACAGACGCAGAGAGGAAGGCCGTGACTCCAGAGGGTCTGCAGGAGGCCATCGACTCGCTTGTCAAGAAGTACAAAAACGCTCGGTCCTTCGTCAGACCATCTGGAACCGAAGATGTGGTCCGGGTCTATGCTGAGGCTGACACgcag GAAAGTGCTGATAATCTGGCTCATGAGGTCAGCTTGGCTGTGTATCGTCTCGCTGGAGGAGTCGGAGATGAGCCTAAACCTTTACACTAA
- the ngs gene encoding notochord granular surface — MSVDRTLLSHLWRRARTITFTMSYSPERMSSYRRHFEGGLTSSSTLQVRVSSPSPTRGAARHRSASYTRSGTMGRRALSGSRRSRMTSSVSMGTLCLGMGFGVAGGAVDLDAAAAENQAFLSTRTSERKEMVALNDRLAVYIEKVRSLEQSNKLLEAEIDAIKGHYVKPSGLRLLYEEQLRELRRIADQMKVQRDLAVAAKDAMAGQLEMLKVKYEEALEARKKAELEIEAFRPDVDAATSARIALEKRLENLEVELEFLQRIHKKEIEELMAQIYGSVAKVDVAFSLPDLASALKQIQAQYDSIAAQNLQEMDAWYKAKFQDLNKATSRHMETARSVREEITAYKREVQNKQRELEALKNRNEALLLQIKEAQEKHRQEEEELLNRIETLKEELKSIKGKIALLLREYQDLLNIKMSLEIEITTYRKLIEGEDSRLSSMVDGLSLLSVSAGMVSSVSGAVLSSTGAHSQGVSGAVSSTASEKMVSSSSIVNHNHHESVEEFSHEQAVEMTERKTVLIRTVKTDEDTIQRDTEERTITISGAADEND, encoded by the exons ATGAGTGTGGACAGAACGCTTCTGTCGCATCTTTGGAGACGCGCAAGGACCATCACCTTCACCATGAGTTACAGCCCAGAAAGGATGTCATCTTACCGCCGTCACTTTGAGGGTGGCCTGACCTCGTCTTCCACGCTTCAGGTCCGGGTGTCCAGCCCTTCACCCACCCGCGGGGCCGCTCGCCACCGCTCCGCCAGTTACACCCGCAGCGGCACTATGGGGCGCAGGGCGCTCTCCGGATCCCGCAGATCACGCATGACCAG CAGTGTTAGTATGGGAACGCTGTGTCTGGGCATGGGTTTTGGGGTTGCAGGAGGTGCTGTGGATCTGGACGCTGCCGCAGCTGAGAACCAGGCTTTCCTCAGCACACGCACCAGTGAGAGAAAGGAGATGGTTGCCCTGAATGACCGCCTGGCTGTATACATTGAGAAG GTACGTTCTCTGGAGCAGAGCAACAAGCTGCTGGAGGCAGAAATTGATGCCATCAAGGGTCACTATGTGAAGCCGTCCGGCCTGCGACTGCTCTATGAGGAGCAGCTGAGGGAGCTGAGGAGGATTGCTGACCAGATGAAAGTCCAGCGG GACCTGGCAGTAGCAGCAAAGGATGCCATGGCAGGTCAGTTGGAAATGCTGAAGGTCAAATACGAGGAAGCTTTGGAGGCCAGAAAGAAGGCAGAGCTTGAGATTGAAGCCTTCAGACCG GATGTGGATGCAGCCACATCCGCCCGAATTGCCTTGGAAAAACGACTGGAAAACCTAGAAGTGGAGCTTGAGTTCCTACAGAGGATTCACAAAAAG GAAATCGAGGAGTTGATGGCTCAGATTTATGGATCTGTGGCTAAGGTAGATGTGGCATTCTCTTTGCCCGATCTGGCCTCCGCTCTCAAACAGATCCAGGCTCAATATGACAGCATCGCCGCCCAAAACCTGCAG GAAATGGACGCCTGGTACAAAGCGAAGTTCCAAGATCTAAACAAAGCAACATCACGGCACATGGAAACAGCGAGGAGTGTCAGAGAAGAAATCACAGCTTATAAGAGAGAG GTCCAGAATAAACAGAGAGAACTGGAAGCTCTTAAAAACAGGAATGAAGCACTGCTGCTCCAGATCAAAGAAGCCCAGGAGAAACACaggcaggaggaggaggagctaCTG AACCGTATAGAGACCCTAAAGGAGGAACTGAAGTCTATTAAGGGGAAGATTGCACTGCTGCTGAGAGAATATCAGGATCTGCTCAACATTAAGATGTCGCTGGAGATTGAAATCACCACATACAG GAAGCTGATAGAGGGAGAAGACAGTCGCTTATCCAGCATGGTGGATGGTCTGTCTCTCTTGAGCGTGAGCGCAGGAATGGTCAGCAGCGTTTCTGGGGCAGTACTCAGCTCGACAGGAGCCCACAGTCAAGGTGTCAGTGGAGCGGTGAGCTCAACCGCCTCAGAGAAGATGGTCTCCAGCAGCTCAATAGTCAACCACAACCATCACGAGTCTGTGGAGGAGTTCAGCCATGAACAGGCTGTGGAGATGACGGAGAGGAAGACGGTCCTCATTAG AACAGTTAAGACAGATGAGGACACGATTCAAAGGGACACAGAAGAACGCACCATCACCATCTCTGGCGCTGCAGATGAGAACGACTGA